Proteins encoded together in one Accipiter gentilis chromosome 16, bAccGen1.1, whole genome shotgun sequence window:
- the PFKM gene encoding ATP-dependent 6-phosphofructokinase, muscle type produces MVTVPELSPETSRLLVSAALSLAAILLFLTFLPPAPRGGHPPAKKMAQTPPRHVHTENLGAGKAIAVLTSGGDAQGMNAAVRAVVRVGIYTGARVYFVHEGYQGLVDGGDNIKEATWESVSMMLQLGGTVIGSARCQDFRTREGRLKAARNLVKRGITNLCVIGGDGSLTGADTFRAEWSSLLAELVKVGGITAEEAKKSSYLNIVGMVGSIDNDFCGTDMTIGTDSALHRIMEIVDAITTTAQSHQRTFVLEVMGRHCGYLALITALACGADWVFIPESPPDDDWEDHLCRRLTETRVGGSRLNIIIVAEGAIDKHGKPISSDDIKNLVVKRLGYDTRVTILGHVQRGGTPSAFDRILGSRMGVEAVMALLEGTPDTPACVVSLSGNQAVRLPLMECVQVTKDVTTAMNEGRFDDALKLRGRSFQNNWNVYKLLAHIRPPSTKSGYTLAVLNVGAPAAGMNAAVRSTVRIGLIHGHRMLAVHDGFEGLAYGKLEEISWDRVGSWTGLGGSKLGTKRTLPKKYFEEISATISNFGIHGLIIIGGFEAFTGSLELLEGRAKYEELCIPLCIIPATVSNNVPGSDFSIGADTALNTITTTCDRIKQSAAGTKRRVFIIETMGGFCGYLATMAGLAAGADAAYIYEEHFNIHDLQVNVEHLTEKMKTTVKRGLVLRNERCNENYTTDFIYNLYSEEGKGIFDCRKNVLGHMQQGGTPTPFDRNFGTKMGAKAVAWITGKIKECSRHGRIFANTADSACLLGMRKRSLIFQPITDLKEQTDFEHRIPKEQWWLKLRPILKILAKYNIELDTSEKAHLEHVTHKRISLESNI; encoded by the exons gcaTGAATGCAGCCGTCCGCGCCGTGGTGCGGGTCGGCATCTACACCGGTGCCAGGGTCTACTTTGTGCATGAG ggCTATCAGGGGCTGGTGGACGGTGGGGACAACATCAAGGAGGCCACGTGGGAAAGCGTCTCCATGATGCTGCAGCTG GGGGGCACAGTCATCGGTAGCGCCCGGTGCCAGGATTTTCGGACTCGGGAGGGACGCCTGAAAGCCGCCCGTAACCTGGTGAAACGCGGCATCACCAACCTCTGCGTCATCGGCGGTGATGGCAGCCTCACCGGCGCTGACACCTTCCGGGCCGAGTGGAGCAGCCTCTTGGCCGAGCTGGTGAAAGTgg GGGGAATTACGGCGGAGGAGGCGAAGAAGTCAAGTTACCTGAACATCGTGGGCATGGTGGGCTCCATCGACAACGACTTCTGTGGCACTGACATGACCATCGGCACCGACTCGGCGCTGCACCGTATCATGGAGATCGTAGATGCCATCACCACCACGGCCCAGAG CCACCAGCGGACCTTCGTGCTGGAAGTGATGGGTCGCCACTGCGG CTACCTGGCGCTCATCACTGCCCTGGCCTGCGGTGCCGACTGGGTCTTCATTCCTGAGTCCCCCCCCGATGATGACTGGGAAGATCACTTGTGCCGGAGGCTGACAGAG ACTCGCGTGGGCGGCTCGAGGTTGAACATCATCATCGTGGCCGAGGGTGCCATCGACAAGCACGGCAAGCCCATCTCCTCCGATGACATTAAAAAC CTGGTGGTGAAGCGTTTGGGTTATGACACCCGGGTCACCATCCTGGGCCACGTCCAGCGTGGCGGGACGCCCTCCGCCTTCGACCGCATCCTG GGCAGCCGGATGGGTGTTGAAGCCGTCATGGCTCTGCTGGAGGGGACCCCCGACACTCCCGCCTGCGTCGTCAGCCTCTCGGGCAACCAAGCCGTGCGCCTGCCCCTTATGGAGTGTGTCCAGGTG ACCAAAGACGTGACGACAGCGATGAACGAGGGACGCTTTGATGATGCCCTGAAGCTGCGGGGCCG GAGTTTCCAGAACAACTGGAATGTGTACAAGCTGCTGGCACACATCCGCCCTCCCTCCACCAAG AGCGGCTACACACTGGCCGTGCTCAACGTGGGCGCCCCAGCTGCTGGCATGAACGCGGCTGTCAGGTCAACCGTGCGGATCGGACTCATCCACGGGCACCGGATGCTGGCGGTGCACGACGGCTTCGAAGGGCTCGCCTACGGGAAG CTGGAAGAGATCAGCTGGGATAGGGTCGGCAGCTGGacagggctgggaggatccaAACTGGGGACAAAGAG GACCTTGCCCAAGAAATACTTTGAGGAAATCAGCGCCACCATCAGCAACTTCGGCATCCACGGGCTGATCATTATCGGCGGCTTCGAG GCTTTCACGGGcagcctggagctgctggaggggagggccAAGTACGAGGAGCTCTGCATCCCGCTCTGCATCATCCCTGCCACTGTCTCCAACAATGTCCCCGGCTCCGACTTCAGCATTGGCGCCGACACCGCGCTCAACACCATTACCACA ACCTGTGACCGCATCAAGCAGTCAGCGGCTGGGACCAAGCGTCGCGTCTTCATCATCGAGACTATGGGCGGCTTCTGTGGCTACTTGGCCACCATGGCGGGGCTGGCGGCCGGTGCCGATGCCGCCTACATCTACGAGGAGCACTTCAACATCCATGACCTGCAG GTCAACGTGGAGCATTTAACTGAGAAGATGAAGACGACGGTGAAGAGGGGGCTGGTGCTCAG GAACGAGCGGTGCAACGAGAACTACACCACTGACTTCATCTACAACCTCTACTCGGAGGAGGGGAAGGGTATCTTCGACTGCCGGAAAAATGTGCTGGGGCACATGCAGCAG GGCGGCACCCCGACCCCCTTCGACAGGAACTTTGGCACCAAAATGGGTGCCAAGGCGGTGGCCTGGATCACCGGGAAGATCAAGGAGTGCTCCCGGCACG GTCGGATCTTCGCCAACACGGCCGACTCGGCTTGTCTGCTGGGTATGCGCAAGCGCAGCCTCATCTTTCAGCCCATCACTGACCTCAAGGAGCAGACAGATTTCGA gcACCGCATCCCCAAGGAGCAGTGGTGGCTGAAGCTTCGTCCCATCCTAAAAATCCTGGCCAAGTACAACATCGAGCTGGACACCTCAGagaaagcccacctggagcaTGTCACACACAAGAGGATCTCACTCGAGTCCAACATCTAA